AGTTTATCCAGAATCTCTGCAAGTGGAAACATATCATGCTGAAGAATATTGGCAAATGAAACGATTTTCCTTCCACCCTCATAATACCCTTCACGAATAATCTGATCCTGCGGATCATATGTTGATGCAACATAACGCAAAGGACCGCTTTTCTCTGCCACTTTCAGACGAACCTTAAGCAGATTAAAACTATCATCCACACTAAAATCCTTTGTAACAGAATTCAGATCGAGAGCATAAAAGCTGGTTTGCGTATCTCTCAGAGCCAGTTCAATAGTACTCAGCTGAAGAATGTTGGATGTGTGAAGCGGAGAAAAACGGAGACCAATATTACCATCTACAATATATTTTCCTAATCCGAAAGCCATATTAATAATGCCATCCTCAGTTTTTTCATTGCCGATAGGATAATAGTTTATCGACCTGCCCACTCCTGATATTGCGGGATAATACAGATTATCATAACGTGACCCCACAACCTCCTGTAGTACAATTGCCATTTTTTCCTGATCTATAAGATTATGAGTAGCCGCCATATAAGCCTTACTGTCTCTGTAAAATACAGATGCATATACAGCTTTGATAGCATCACTGAGAAGTCGCACCATCATATACTTATCACTCACGTAAGGTATCATGTAAGTTGAATAGATACCTGCGAACGGCTGGTACTGTGAATCCTCGAGCAGACTAGAAGATCTGATGGCAATAGGAGACTCAATAGCTTCAAAGAACACAAGGAAGTCGCTCACCAACCTTTTTGGAAGTTTGGCAGCAAGAAAATGATTGAGCATATCCTCATCTGACCGGTCGGCCAGAGCAATTGGATAGAGATCATTAGCCTCCATAAACTCATCAAAAATATCAGTACACAAAACAACCGTTTTAGGTGTCGTAACCGGAAAGTTCTGATGATTATTCAGCTCTAGGTGAGTTTTAACCATATAACCGATAAATGCCAGACCTCTACCCTTTCCACCCAAAGAGCCATCACCAATACGGGCAAAATTTGAGTACTGATCGAATCTGTCCTTCTCAAATACAGCAACAACACCGGTATTCTTCATCCTGCGGTACTGTACAATAGTGGCATATATCAGTTCACGAGCATCATGCATGCTGGCATACTCAGAGACATCAATCTTCTTGAGCATTTCAGCCACGGGAAACATTGCACGTGAATAGAAAAATCTGGAAAAGTGATTATGAGAAAGGTGGTAATAGAGAGCATCATCAGGAATATTGCGAATATTCATCTGCAGCTCCTTAAGGTTTCTGATTCTGAATATCTCCTTGTTTGTATTTGGATCAGTAATTATAAAATCACCAAACCCAAGATTCTCCTTGATAGCTTTTCTAAGATCCTGTGGAAAGGTTTTGGAGTTTTTGTCAATAAACAGATCTTCCGCCTCATTAACATGCTCTCTGTTCTGAGACTCCGAAGATGTGAAAATAAGAGGGATATCAACATCATAAGTTCTAATCCACTCTCCCAATTTTTTTCCTGCCAGCTTATCTTTTACCCCATTACGACTGAAGCTCATGTCACTAATGACGCCAAGCATGTTGTCACCATACTTTTTGTAATAAGAAACAGCCTCTTCGTAATTACGTGCAAGCAGTATTTTGGGACGTCCACGCATCCTAAGCATCTGCAAATGTTCGTTCAGTGCCTCTTTTGAAAACTCCTTAGACTCTGAAAGAACAAATTTATACAGCAGTGGAAGAACAGAAGAATAAA
This portion of the Lascolabacillus massiliensis genome encodes:
- a CDS encoding PEP/pyruvate-binding domain-containing protein, translated to MKFKTSSSVIKAHDISQLRFRDTPFVKLMNKRIYNILMVASRYDMFILEDDGRVDEQIFNEYTSLNLRYPPRFTQVSNNKEALAELKQNHYELIICMPNMDTGETFVLAKQLKKDYPSIPVVLLTPFSKAVTQSLSREDLSGIDYVFSWLGDTDLLLAIIKLIEDHMNVEHDVKTVGVQTIMLVEDSVRFYSSVLPLLYKFVLSESKEFSKEALNEHLQMLRMRGRPKILLARNYEEAVSYYKKYGDNMLGVISDMSFSRNGVKDKLAGKKLGEWIRTYDVDIPLIFTSSESQNREHVNEAEDLFIDKNSKTFPQDLRKAIKENLGFGDFIITDPNTNKEIFRIRNLKELQMNIRNIPDDALYYHLSHNHFSRFFYSRAMFPVAEMLKKIDVSEYASMHDARELIYATIVQYRRMKNTGVVAVFEKDRFDQYSNFARIGDGSLGGKGRGLAFIGYMVKTHLELNNHQNFPVTTPKTVVLCTDIFDEFMEANDLYPIALADRSDEDMLNHFLAAKLPKRLVSDFLVFFEAIESPIAIRSSSLLEDSQYQPFAGIYSTYMIPYVSDKYMMVRLLSDAIKAVYASVFYRDSKAYMAATHNLIDQEKMAIVLQEVVGSRYDNLYYPAISGVGRSINYYPIGNEKTEDGIINMAFGLGKYIVDGNIGLRFSPLHTSNILQLSTIELALRDTQTSFYALDLNSVTKDFSVDDSFNLLKVRLKVAEKSGPLRYVASTYDPQDQIIREGYYEGGRKIVSFANILQHDMFPLAEILDKLLKAGQKEMGRPVEIEFAVDIADQKHASFYVLQIRPIVDSREVMHENLEKIDSSDTILISRNALGNGLVEDVYDIIYVKTDTFNAAKNPMIAREIERLNAEFLASEKNYVLVGPGRWGSSDPWLGIPVKWPHISQAKIIVESGMENYRIEPSQGTHFFQNLTSFGVGYFTVNPFLENDGFFDVDFLNEQTAFFETDYIRHVRFDKPIVIKINGKKRMGVVMKP